Within the Bacillota bacterium genome, the region GGAAGGTCTCTGGTGGACCGATGACATGACTGAGTTCAGCATGGAAAACAAAGACATTTGGAAATGGACTTTAATGATCAGGCAGCCTGACCTCATCACCGGGGAATTGGTTGCTGAGGCCGTTGAACAGGCGGCCAAAAAGAAAAACTTGCCTGCGCTCTCGAGGGTCAGATTGGAAAGTTTCCATGAGGGGTTGGCGGCCCAAATAATGCATCTCGGCCCGTATTCCGCCGAAGGCCCGACTATCGAGAAACTTCATAATTTCATCACCGCAAACGGGTATGAATTAGCGGGGAAACATCATGAGATTTACCTTAGCGATCCCCGCAAGACAGCCCCGGAAAAAATAAAAACTATTCTGCGGCAACCGATCAGAAAAAAATAATCCACGAGAAGCCTACCTATAGGTAACCCAGTATTGGGCCATCCTCTCTAGCTTCTTGTGATGCTGCTTTCTTCACCCTTTCATCTACAAGAAGGAGGGGGCCTTTCCTGCTTCCAGCCCCCGCAGTCCTTCGCGACTTTATACTGTACTATCGGACGCCACTAAGCTGATCCCTGTTCGGGAAGAGCGCCTGGTATCGACAATGCTTCGAAGATGATTGAGGTGGCGTTGCGCAAGGCAAAACCCGACAGCGAGGTTTTCTATTTTTTCCTTTGCGCCTGCTTCCTCCGGGAAAAATACACTACGACTCCCACACAAACACCCAGGATAAACAGGGAACCATAGTTGAATAAGAACGGTATTTTATAAGCTACTTCCATTACCTCTTTTCTCCTTTCGCCATTCCTTCCCGCCACACGGATGCTGCCGCCCTTAGGCGTTGGGTCCATGACTAAAAAATTGACTCCCAGGTTCCTGTGCTTTTACCCCTTTCTCTTGTTTCGGCTGGCAAGCATGACCATTACCTGCAAACTGCACAGCACATACCCCTGATGCACAGTCCCATCCCGCTGTGAGGGAGAATCATTCCCCAGAACGGGAAATGCGGAAGCGACTCTTTTGCCATCGCGGCCCTCCCTCGTTTTGGAGCCGGACCCCGCCCGGCAGCACCCCAGGATTAGTTCGTCCATATTTTCTACTTTCTTGTCCTGTCCTTTACCCCGAGTTAGTCCAAATGTCCATTCTTTTGAACCGCCAGCGGCCAAGGCCGTAAAAAAGGCAGCCCGTAATCAAGCTGAGCA harbors:
- a CDS encoding GyrI-like domain-containing protein, with translation MGKVDLKKELKHLYSSSSQEVAIVDVPPMNFLMADGAGNPNTVKEFTETVEALYSLSYTLKFMVKKKEAAADYTVMPLEGLWWTDDMTEFSMENKDIWKWTLMIRQPDLITGELVAEAVEQAAKKKNLPALSRVRLESFHEGLAAQIMHLGPYSAEGPTIEKLHNFITANGYELAGKHHEIYLSDPRKTAPEKIKTILRQPIRKK